One genomic region from Bacteroidales bacterium encodes:
- a CDS encoding alpha-L-fucosidase, whose product MKKQLLLICIIMGSILFKSCEGPAPRETEITKEERLEWFKEAKFGMFIHWGVYSKLAGEWKDQQVPVGENAEWIMHHFQIPVEAYRDVAATFNPVKFDAEEWIDLAKNTGMKYMVITAKHHDGFAMYPSEVSNYNIVDYTRYDKDPMEALSKACRKEGIRFGFYYSHREDWNHPYAYGNTWDFDSSQTNLDSMDYPGLFREYLEEKSKPQVEELLANYNPRVMWFDRGMYTQEQGKEFVNLAHDIRPECLVNGRVGHYHKELLGDYQELGDREIADWGIGEYFETPMTLNQTWGYSKFDTTWKEPKRIIRQLVTTVSNGGNYLLNVGPTGKGEIPEASVRILKKVGQWMQKNSESIYGTTASPFADNRPWGRITRKGEKLYLHIFQWPEDQKLEIEGLNNVIRKAYMLVDKEKKLDVKRNDDQIRISLPSDPADEINSVAVLEIEGDPNVDPLIIKQEGNQPIQLECKNAITKGSAIKRYNRKGKYHISKWKKPEDLIQWHVDVEVRGSYNIFINYSARPEWEGQPYIVNAGENELESQVIGSEGWYEYNTFKMGQIEFNEKGKHLVKIYPKEASDEHLMYFKSMELRPIN is encoded by the coding sequence ATGAAAAAACAACTGTTATTGATATGTATCATTATGGGGTCAATCCTTTTTAAAAGTTGTGAAGGACCTGCTCCCAGGGAAACTGAGATTACTAAAGAAGAACGTTTAGAATGGTTTAAGGAAGCCAAATTTGGGATGTTCATCCATTGGGGAGTTTATTCGAAACTGGCAGGAGAATGGAAAGACCAACAGGTACCTGTTGGAGAAAACGCGGAATGGATCATGCACCATTTTCAAATCCCTGTTGAAGCATACCGTGATGTAGCTGCAACCTTTAACCCGGTAAAATTCGATGCAGAAGAATGGATTGATCTGGCAAAAAACACCGGGATGAAATACATGGTAATCACCGCAAAGCACCATGATGGGTTTGCGATGTACCCCTCAGAGGTGAGCAATTACAATATTGTTGACTACACCCGGTATGATAAAGATCCAATGGAGGCATTATCAAAAGCCTGCAGGAAAGAAGGCATAAGATTTGGCTTTTATTACTCCCATCGTGAAGACTGGAACCATCCCTATGCTTACGGGAATACCTGGGATTTTGATTCTTCTCAAACCAACCTCGATTCGATGGATTATCCCGGTCTTTTCAGAGAATATTTGGAAGAAAAATCAAAGCCCCAGGTAGAAGAATTGCTTGCCAATTACAACCCAAGAGTAATGTGGTTTGACAGGGGAATGTATACCCAGGAGCAGGGGAAGGAATTTGTGAACCTGGCCCACGATATCCGGCCTGAATGTTTGGTTAACGGACGGGTAGGTCATTACCACAAAGAATTATTGGGTGACTACCAGGAATTGGGGGATCGGGAAATAGCCGATTGGGGGATCGGTGAATATTTTGAGACTCCAATGACCCTCAATCAAACCTGGGGATACAGCAAGTTTGATACCACCTGGAAAGAGCCAAAACGCATTATTCGTCAGTTGGTAACTACGGTCAGCAACGGCGGCAATTATTTGTTGAACGTGGGCCCCACCGGGAAAGGTGAAATACCGGAAGCTTCCGTAAGAATATTGAAAAAAGTCGGTCAATGGATGCAAAAAAACAGTGAAAGCATATATGGTACCACTGCTTCTCCGTTTGCGGATAACAGGCCGTGGGGCAGGATAACCAGAAAAGGTGAAAAGCTTTATTTGCATATATTTCAATGGCCCGAAGATCAAAAGCTCGAAATTGAGGGATTGAACAATGTCATCAGGAAAGCATATATGCTTGTAGATAAGGAAAAAAAGCTTGATGTAAAAAGAAATGATGATCAAATCCGCATATCTCTCCCTTCTGATCCGGCAGATGAAATTAATTCAGTGGCAGTGCTTGAAATTGAAGGGGACCCCAACGTTGATCCTTTGATAATTAAACAGGAAGGGAATCAACCCATTCAACTGGAATGCAAAAACGCCATCACAAAAGGCAGTGCCATAAAACGCTATAACCGTAAAGGGAAGTATCACATATCCAAGTGGAAAAAGCCGGAAGATTTGATCCAATGGCATGTTGATGTTGAGGTTCGAGGCTCATACAATATTTTCATCAATTACTCTGCACGTCCGGAATGGGAAGGTCAGCCATATATTGTCAACGCCGGGGAGAATGAATTGGAATCACAGGTAATTGGCTCGGAGGGCTGGTATGAATATAACACTTTTAAGATGGGTCAAATTGAATTTAATGAAAAAGGAAAACACCTGGTGAAAATTTATCCGAAGGAAGCTTCAGATGAGCATTTGATGTATTTCAAATCGATGGAATTGAGGCCTATAAATTAA